The Fructilactobacillus ixorae genome has a window encoding:
- a CDS encoding histidine phosphatase family protein, whose amino-acid sequence MAKINLFFVRHGQTHLNHYHRIQGWSDSDLTDQGVQDAVAAGKQLQRISFDQAYSSDTKRASRTARIILEANPAPLTEPVQKFAFREENFGYFEGNDTGQTWNIVGGPHGCYSYADLIDKFGMEKTRNLIAAADPYGEAETDEQFWHRLQVGLDEIVALAEPGQNILIAAHGTLIKSVVSRFSNLNVAAAILNGSVTKVTYSKDQFSVAYYNKKEH is encoded by the coding sequence ATGGCCAAAATTAACCTATTCTTTGTTCGTCATGGACAAACCCATTTGAACCACTACCACCGGATCCAAGGTTGGTCTGATTCAGACCTCACCGACCAAGGAGTTCAAGATGCCGTTGCAGCTGGAAAGCAGTTACAACGGATCTCGTTCGACCAGGCCTACAGCAGTGATACCAAACGGGCCAGTCGAACCGCCCGCATCATTTTAGAAGCCAATCCCGCCCCCCTTACTGAACCCGTGCAAAAGTTTGCCTTCCGTGAAGAAAACTTCGGCTACTTTGAAGGGAACGATACCGGGCAAACCTGGAACATCGTCGGGGGACCCCATGGCTGTTATTCCTACGCGGATCTAATCGACAAGTTTGGCATGGAAAAAACGCGGAATCTGATTGCCGCTGCCGATCCGTACGGTGAAGCCGAAACGGACGAACAATTTTGGCACCGCCTCCAGGTCGGCCTCGATGAGATCGTGGCGCTTGCTGAACCGGGGCAAAACATCTTGATTGCCGCCCACGGAACCCTGATTAAAAGTGTGGTAAGTCGGTTTAGTAACCTAAACGTGGCCGCAGCCATTTTAAATGGAAGCGTCACGAAAGTCACGTACAGCAAGGACCAGT